The following proteins are co-located in the Ailuropoda melanoleuca isolate Jingjing chromosome 13, ASM200744v2, whole genome shotgun sequence genome:
- the APCDD1L gene encoding protein APCDD1-like, with translation MPTAMLPYACVLVLLGVRTPEATGTAGVSRLHWEPRCQKPLPNRAPITALLPPRLDGPWVSTGCEVRPGPEFLTRSYTFYPNRLFRAYQFYYRDPFCREPAHSLLIKGKVRLRRASWVTRGATEADYHLHKVGIVFHSRHALLDVTRSLNQTWAGRDCAQRLPPARAWLPGALYELLSTRAKRDCTEALGFTMHELSLVRMQRRLQLQPRAGPRLVEELYLGDIHTDQVERRHYRPTGYQPPLQSALHHARPCPACGLIARSDEHHPPVLPPQVALPLRLGGRWVSPGCEVRPAVLFLTRLFTFHGHNRSWEGYYRHFSDPACRRPTFTVYAAGHYTGATPSNKVLGGTELVFQVTRARVTPMDQVTTAMLNFSEPSSCGGPGAWSLGTERDVTATNGCLPLGIRLPHVEYELFKMERDPLGQSLLFIGQRPTDGSSPDTPEKRPTSYQAPLVLCDAVVEGGSGPPPHRPLRKPLRGGGPCPPVAPLPALPLALGLPFLKWL, from the exons TCCGCACCCCAGAGGCGACTGGGACGGCAGGGGTTAGCCGCCTACACTGGGAACCCCGCTGCCAAAAGCCCCTGCCCAACAGAGCACCCATCACTGCGCTGCTGCCCCCACGCCTCGACGGGCCCTGGGTCTCCACCGG ctgtgaggtgcgCCCAGGACCCGAGTTCCTCACCCGCTCCTACACCTTCTACCCCAACCGCCTCTTCCGAGCCTACCAGTTCTACTACAGGGACCCCTTCTGCCGGGAGCCTGCCCACTCCCTGCTCATCAAGGGCAAGGTCCGCCTGCGCCGGGCCTCCTGGGTCACCCGAGGTGCCACCGAGGCCGACTACCACTTGCACAAGGTGGGCATCGTCTTCCACAGCCGCCACGCCCTGCTCGATGTCACCAGGAGCCTCAACCAGACCTGGGCGGGCCGGGACTGTGCCCAGCGGCTGCCCCCGGCCCGGGCCTGGCTGCCCGGGGCATTGTATGAGCTGCTGAGCACCCGGGCCAAGCGGGACTGCACGGAAGCCCTGGGCTTCACCATGCATGAGCTCAGCCTGGTCCGCATGCAGCGCCGTCTGCAGCTGCAGCCCAGGGCCGGGCCCCGGCTTGTGGAGGAGCTATACCTGGGGGACATCCACACTGACCAAGTGGAGAGGCGGCACTACCGGCCCACGGGCTACCAGCCCCCGCTGCAGAGTGCCCTG CACCACGCCCGCCCCTGCCCAGCATGCGGCCTCATTGCGCGCTCCGACGAGCACCACCCTCCCGTGCTGCCCCCGCAGGTGGCCCTGCCCCTGCGCCTGGGTGGCCGCTGGGTCAGCCCTGGCTGCGAGGTGCGCCCCGCCGTGCTGTTCCTCACCAGGCTCTTCACCTTCCACGGGCACAACCGCTCCTGGGAAGGGTATTACCGGCACTTCTCAGACCCCGCCTGCCGCCGGCCCACGTTCACGGTGTACGCAGCCGGCCACTACACCGGGGCCACGCCCTCTAACAAGGTCCTCGGCGGCACCGAACTGGTGTTTCAGGTCACACGGGCCCGAGTGACTCCCATGGACCAGGTCACCACGGCCATGCTCAACTTCTCGGAACCGAGCAGCTGCGGGGGCCCAGGGGCCTGGTCCCTGGGGACCGAACGGGATGTCACAGCCACCAATGGGTGCCTGCCGCTgggcatcaggctcccccacgTGGAGTACGAGCTTTTCAAAATGGAGCGAGACCCCCTCGGGCAGAGCCTGCTCTTCATCGGACAAAGGCCCACAGACGGGTCGAGTCCCGACACCCCGGAGAAGCGTCCCACATCCTACCAAGCTCCGCTGGTGCTCTGTGACGCAGTGGTCGAGGGAGGCTCCGGGCCCCCGCCACACAGGCCTCTGCGGAAGCCCCTCCGTGGTGGGGGGCCCTGTCCTCCGGTGGCCCCTCTCCCCGCCCTGCCCCTCGCTCTAGGGCTGCCCTTCCTCaagtggttatga